The nucleotide sequence CATAGGTTTGAGTTCATGTGGGAAATACAGTTGGATGTACTGTGTTGTGAGTCAACAAAATATTTGCTTAAACGGCCTATCGAAATCGTTAACTGTATGATTCTATAATCTATACGTTTTACTCATCACCTATGTTTCTGTTGACAAAATATCACCCTCAATGGCCAGAAGTAACAAATGGTTAGTGGATTAAAGAGTCTAATGTCCGAAGCAACTACTGCTGACTGGTTTTCTTCCTTTTGTTCAGTAATTCTAAAGTAGAATTGGCTATTTTTAAACCTTTGGGTCATCTCATGTGTCGCATAACGCGTCGTTTaggttaaaatattcaattccaaaTCTCAAATACTTTGTACGATGGATTATAAGGCTCGTTGAATCTTGTGGTAGATACTTTAGTGTAGTTAAAACGGTGGTTTAATTACTTGAGGTTAAATGATCAATTTTATGAACGATATTGTTtatgaacaacaacaaatgacATCATATTAAACAATTCTCGTCAACTTTATGCTAAATATAAAGTTTTCgtgttttaattaacttttgcTGTTTTTGGAGATTTTTACCCTAGATGTTGTATGAAAGTTATTGCTAGCATGTTCGTAGAGCTAATAGAAAAACCAAAGACGAAGTCTTAATAAAAACCTAAGATTTaacgaaaatatattaaaattcgaACTGGGATTCTGCCATTTTTATTGCTTGATTCATTGACAAAGTTTGATTATGCGTGTTTACTGAAACAGTGAGACAGAATGTGacattgtgttatataacaatttgttaatacagtaaaacaatgaGACTGAAAGTGacattgtgttatataacaatttgttaatacagtaaaacagtgAGACAGAaagttacattgtgttatataacaatttgttaatatAGTAAAACAGTGAAACAGAAAGTGacattgtgttatataacaatttgttaatacagtaaaacagtgAGACAGAAAGTGacattgtgttatataacaatttgttaatacagtaaaacagtgAGACAGAaagttacattgtgttatataacaatttgttaatacagtaaaacagtgAGACAGAaagttacattgtgttatataacaatttgttaatacagtaaaacagtgAGACAGAaagttacattgtgttatataacaatttgttaatacaataaaacaatgagaCTGAAAGTGacattgtgttatataacaatttgttaatacagtaaaacagtgAGACAGAAAGTGGcattgtgttatataacaatttgttaatacagtaaaacagtgAGACAGAaagttacattgtgttatataacaatttgttaatacaataaaacaatgagaCTGAAAGTgacattgtgttattttacaatttgttaatacagtaaaacagtgAGACAGAAAGTGGcattgtgttatataacaatttgttaatacagtaaaacagtgAGACAGAaagttacattgtgttatataacaatttgttaatacaataaaacaatgagaCTGAAAGTgacattgtgttattttacaatttgttaatacagtaaaacagtgAGACAGAAAGTGGcattgtgttatataacaatttgttaatacagtaaaacaatgaGACTGAAAGTGacattgtgttatataacaatttgttaatacagtaaaacagtgAGACAGAaagttacattgtgttatataacaatttgttaatatAGTAAAACAGTGAAACAGAAAGTGacattgtgttatataacaatttgttaatacagtaaaacagtgAGACAGAAAGTGacattgtgttatataacaatttgttaatacagtaaaacagtgAGACAGAaagttacattgtgttatataacaatttgttaatacagtaaaacagtgAGACAGAAAGTGGcattgtgttatataacaatttgttaatacagtaaaacagtgAGACAGAaagttacattgtgttatataacaatttgttaatacaataaaacaatgagaCTGAAAGTGacattgtgttatataacaatttgttaatacagtaaaacagtgAGACAGAAAGTGGcattgtgttatataacaatttgttaatacagtaaaacagtgAGACAGAaagttacattgtgttatataacaatttgttaatacaataaaacaatgagaCTGAAAGTgacattgtgttattttacaatttgttaatacagtaaaacagtgAGACAGAAAGTGGcattgtgttatataacaatttgttaatacagtaaaacagtgAGACAGAAAGTGGcattgtgttatataacaatttgttaatacagtaaaacattgagACAGAAAGTGacattgtgttatataacaatttgttaatacaataaaacagtGAGACAGAAAGTGacattgtgttatataacaatttgttaatacagtaaaacagtgAGACAGAAAGTGacattgtgttatataacaatttgttaatacagtaaaacagtgAGACAGAaagttacattgtgttatataacaatttgttaatacagtaaaacaatgaGACTGAAAGTGacattgtgttatataacaatttgttaatacagtaaaacagtgAGACAGAaagttacattgtgttatataacaatttgttaatatAGTAAAACAGTGAGACAGAAAGTGacattgtgttatataacaatttgttaatacagtaaaacagtgAGACAGAaagttacattgtgttatataacaatttgttaatacagtaaaacagtgAGACAGAaagttacattgtgttatataacaatttgttaatacagtaaaacagtgAGACAGAaagttacattgtgttatataacaatttgttaatacagtaaaacagtgAGACAGAaagttacattgtgttatataacaatttgttaatacagtaaaacaatgaGACTGAAAGTGacattgtgttatataacaatttgttaatacagtaaaacagtgAGACAGAaagttacattgtgttatataacaatttgttaatacaataaaacaatgagaCTGAAAGTgacattgtgttattttacaatttgttaatacagtaaaacagtgAGACAGAAAGTGGcattgtgttatataacaatttgttaatacaataaaacattgaGACAGAAAGTGacattgtgttatataacaatttgttaatacagtaaaacagtgAGACAGAAAGTGGcattgtgttatataacaatttgttaatacagtaaaacattgagACAGAAAGTGacattgtgttatataacaatttgttaatacaataaaacaatgagaCTGAAAGTGGcattgtgttatataacaatttgttaatacagtaaaacattgagACAGAAAGTGACATTGTCTtatataacaatttgttaatacagtaaaacattgagACAGAAAGTGACATTGTCTtatataacaatttgttaatacaataaaacagtGAGACAGAAAGTGacattgtgttatataacaatttgttaatacagtaaaacagtgAGACAGAAAGTGacattgtgttatataacaatttgttaatacagtaaaacagtgAGACAGAAAGTGGcattgtgttatataacaatttgttaattCCGTAAAATAGTGGTGTGGGTCTTCCGGAAATTGAGTTTACAATATTAAAGACTTTAGTTAGCTTCAGACTTACACGCCTTCAACCTCTGGTAATGAGGTATTTTGTGGTTGGCATTCGTGTTATTTACACAATAGTAAAGAagagaaggcctggcatggccaagcgcgtaaggcgtgggagtcgtaatccgagggtcgcgggttcgcgcccgcgtcgcgctaaacatgctcgccctcccagccgtggggtgtataatgggacggtcaatcccactattcgttggtaaaagagtagcccaagagttggtggtgggtggtgatgactagctgccttccctctagtcttacactgctaaattagggacggctagcacagatagccctcgagtagctttgtgcgaaattccaaaacaaagagtAAAGAAGAGGGGTCCATGCAATATGCACTCTCGTGCTACACAAGCTCGGAATTCAATGTTAATAAACTTACTGATGTAATTACCTGACATCTTTTGTTAAGTATACTCGGTAGATGTGATGTATGTattattagagggaaggcaggtaggcAACACCACCCCGTCatacacttgggctactctttaccaacgaaaggtgggatttaccgtcacatcataacacctCCATAGTTGAAATGTCGAACATATTCGGTtatgggatttgaacccacgatcctcagattgcccTAATTTGTGCCTGGCCCTCCTGACACTAAAGAAACGCCATATTACTCAACTATTATTTTTTCCCCACTGTTCAGGCCACGGTAAACATAAACGAAGTTAAATGAATCACAGAAGAACGTAATATAAAAGTCACTTCTTCCCTGGTGGATTTCACTGATAGAAGTATCAGGACAAGCAGTCTCTATTCTCGAACTTGGTTTTATTGGTTGTTGTCTTAAAACACCCGACATTTTTCCATCATTTCTAGTAAAAACTCGATCATTTAAACATAAGGcaaataattattgttactttaGAAATTAGACTGTGTACCTGGATTAACACGCGACCACTTcattaaagtaaataatgtttgtttttgaatttcgcgcgaaggtactcaatggctatctgcgctagccgtccctaatttagcagtgttcgactagagggaaggcagctagtcatcaccactcaccgccaactgttgggctactcttttaccaacgagtagtgggattgatcgtcacaatataatgcccccacggctgaaagaacgagcatgtttggtgcgactgggattcgaactcgcgactctcggattacgagtcgaacgccttaacccacctggccccaTAAAAGTAAAACCACGATAGTTAAAAAATTAGCGCGAGAGCAAACAGAAATATGAAAAGCGTAAGTGCAGACAGCAAGAAAAATTGAAACAGAATTGTGAACTTAACAAGGACACTAGCGACATCTAGCAAAatagtttgaaaacaaattaactagGTTAAAATCGCCCAACTGGAAATTTCTTGCTCAACAGACAGAATTCCAAATGTATTCACTGAAAATGTTATAACAAGAAGTTTAAACATGTGACTTTTTAACCGCCTGGTTTTCAATTCCAACATTGCGAAAATTAAACTACAATGAAAGAAGTttctaacaattttaatttaaaatcatcatttattttttacatataattaaaattccCTGGATTTCAGAATTTTTCTTTGCTTAAAGTAattgaaagtatttatttttgtcttagtAAAAGTCTGTTCAATGAATGCCTGAGCTATGTCCACTGCGGATATCGAGCATCGGATATTAGTAGTACaactgtatgtctgcagacttataacgctaggatccaggttttgatacatgtagtggacagagcacagataatagcctatatatagctttgtgcttaattacaaacaggcCTAATCTACCAGTGGACTAAAAAATTGCTGGTTGAGTATGTCTTCATTGCTGAGTAATATATCTAGACAGTATATATAGTTCAGTTATTTTTTAAGCATATGACTCTAATAAAACGCTACAACACTGCTAACTACTGCTCTCCTAATACATCAGGTACGATTAACAAGAGTCTGATATCACGTTTCAAGCATAATCAAAAATCAATACGATGTTGAAAGCTTCTGAAGTTCATTGAAACAGTCCCTGGTCCAGAATAATTAACCTGAGAAGTCGCAAATTCGAGCATTGGAAGTCTATTAGACACTAGCATGCCATTAATTCTGTCCTGAGGACTTAAACAGACAAATATATAGATCCAtatacagaaaaaagaaagataaatcaCAGTACTATATCTTTCACTTTTGACAATTAGAGACAGAGATAGACCGAAAGATAGATCGGTTATAACGGATTTgctaatacatatttattttaatattgatgtttgttttagttaaatatatatttagaaatgcatgtgacttatgtatatattgaaaatgtgtgttgcgaaagtcccgcctattttctaaatttgtagaaattcTCGcatataaaaatcaacaatgtgtgtatgtaaaatactagtgactgccagtattattgccaactgaaatttAGAGAACCTCGCCTGATGATTATAAAAAGTAGTCATCGCAACACGCGGAGAGACAGTATACATTGTTgctttgctacagttagtatactactataaatctcggaagctataactgtgataaacacgTATTATTCAGAGAACtagagatatttgaccagaaacgtttataaatttcgaacattatgaACCATTTAACTTAAGAAAATAacttcagacattagtatttctacgagaacattataTTATATCTTCCTCggtgaaaagtcagcttgtaaatgGTGTAAGGCTAGCCAAGAATAGAAAGTTAGCTAGCTACgaagcgaagtgtaacaatatcaactcagaattaactcgctcatcgtgaaccgtcgataaaatattcatttccagaCCTGATAGAACATTTGAATTATCTTTCAGATACGTTTTTAAGTCTAGATATAAGTTTTTGTAGTTAATCGTTAATTCTATAAATGTAACTTGTGTATCGGTTAACTTAACACACGTTAAAGTATTCTAATTATCTCTAAAATTAGgtctagaaatatttaaatatacttgtaTGTTACTAAGTAGCGATACCTAAGCAATGATCtaacacaaatttaaaactaaattatatctatactattttcatgtatttagacttatttctgtgtgtttaaatatgagtatgtaaaattttgttttcaaaagtcATTATCATTTGATTACGACTGCTAAGGCTAAACCACCTAAACTGTTCTATCACAATTACCTGAGTTCACTCGTAGAGCTAAAAAGCAAACACGCCACTAAACCCTAAACGGCAACAGACTGATTTAATTATCGatattatttttcatcattttcCAAGATTAGCGTTTTGTCTCTGATTAAACGTTTGGTTACATACACTAGTATAATTTTGGAATTTCTAAAAACCTTAGAAGATCTGGAGCAAAAAAAGTGATTGGACTATAGTGAACGTCCTTGTACTATAGGATTTTCAAAACCATGAAATATATGGGTTCAAAAGttcttgtattatatttatatgattttcaAAAACGGTAAAGCAAGGTCTTAACGAGCACACTTTAATTCTTTGAAACGCAgactttgttattttaaaaaactttaaacaataattaatatattttatttttatcgagTCAAAAAAAATTGTAAGAATTCACCCAATCTCTTGAAAATAACACCCACCATGGATCGACTACATTACCTGTAACGACATAAAATGGTGCTCAGTCTTACCTTAAAGAAGTAATTCATTTTACAATAACCATAGGAATTTCGGGAAaaggtttgatttttgtttatttttgaatttcgctcaaagctacacgagggctatctgcgctagccgtccctaatttagcagtgtaaggccagagggaagacaactagtcagcACCGTtcaccgccatcttttgggctactcttttaccagcgaacagcgggattgactgaacattataacgctcccacggctgaaagggtgagcatgtttggtgtgacggtgactcgaacccacgatcctcggattacgagtcgagtgtcttaaccatctagTCATGCCAGGTCTTGAAAAAAGGTAATTCCATTTTTTCATACACGTGCTCAACACTACTCAGcagtatttccttttttttttcctattatttatttcgtttttaaaaatatgtagtttatattttttaaaattgcagTACCAAAACAAGATGAGAGGTTAAAACTATAATACTTCACTGGGTCATTTTTTATATTCTCGACCATGCTATACTAACGCAGAAACTAAGCTGACAGAAATAAGTATCAACTGTACTTTACTTTGATCTTTCTTTCGATTAGCCTTGGATTTTAGTTGATTCGCTCGTCTGAGATACTCTTGTCGCTTGGCATCCAGTAGTCGACGTTCTGCTTTAAGTTCCTCTAACATCAGCTGTAGGCGTTCTCCTTAATTCACAGAAATATACAAGaacataattatattaatgtttggGCTCAATATGCCAAGGTTTGTATACGCTGGAACTAAATTAGTAATAGATTCAATTTTGTACTATAAGTTCATTTATCAAAACTGCAGAATTAATACAGAATAAATTGACGTGTCTATATCAAAACTTTACTTAGTTTTATATTGTGCGACGTTTCAACCAGAAGTCCTTGATCATGGTCtttactagccatccctaatttaatagtgtaagactagagggaaggcagctagtcatcaccaccaaccgccaactcttgggctactcttttaccaacgaataatgggattgaccgtcacatttataacgcccccacggctaaaagggcgagcatgtttggcgcgacggggatgcgaacccgcgaccctcagattacgagtcgcaagtgttaacccacctggccatgtcgggcctaaattTTTCGTATAGACACATCAATTCATCCTTTAGTAGCTGGACTATCCGTACCCTGGagggaaattatgtaaatttagaACATTGCCtcccttatatgtaattaaatGATCTTAAGAACTGCAAAGCACAAATGCAAAATCGCAAGCTTGTATGTATCCTCGCATTGATGCAACAAACCTTCAAATCAAGTTCGGCAAAGAATCATCAACAGAAGGCGAAGTAGTGGTGAAAAAacgcaaaatacaaaactgaaaatttgtatatattttctcatagacttaatgaacctccataccaagtTTGGTGAAATTCCATCTCCACCCTACGAAATAGTTACATCGACATACAACAGATGGCATTTATTCTTTGTTGTCATTTATCCCAGTTTTTCTTCTTCGGTAACAACACTTATACAACGTAATACAGTACAGTTCAAAGCTTGCAAGACGATGACGTTCGTTAATGCTATTAAACTTTCCTAGAGAAACTGATTGATTGGTACTAATCGTTCTTTAGTCAGATATTATCTACATGTACAGGAAggctaatttttttaaaacatatgctAGTGAGACCGTCGTGTCGAATATACAGATTTAATACTCGCTAAGAAAAGAAAACCGACAAGAAAAGTCAAATGGTGTACGTACTGTAAAACCCCCAAGTTTTTCAGTTTCATTAATTtgttgtttgcttttaaattcgTGCGTCTTTAAACAAGAACAGGTTAAAACTTAGGTTATACATGAGGAAATAACCTTAAGATTGTCTgatttagaacaaagccacatcggttgATGTGCTATGTCTACTGTGGCCCATTGTGGTACAAATAACCTTAAGAACCTATCTTGCAAAAAGTTGTCTTGTCCTTCATTTATCCGTATACGTCcgttttgttatacattttaatataacaattgtcGAACATTAAGTAAAGATTACAGatgattaatttacatttttcatccagtgaaaataaagaacaacTACGGAACTAGTTTTCTGTCATTGTTCCTTACAACTATTAAACAAGTACTTTGGGTTTCAgatttcttttgtaaataaacTCAGAAACTATAAGCAATGTCCGTTCTTTTTGCTACTATAATATAGTGTAgtaaattatcttatttaatGAAGTATTAAACGTCAGTCTTTATTCTAATATTGGTCCAACATAGAGGACCTGATAGCTATTTCCTAACtgtttctttcagtttattttaacttcgctttaatttgattttgaaaatgaaaatgaagTCATAATTGGGGTTACTCTAAGGTGTCAAAACAGAAGCCACATTTCAAAATTTGTCTTAAATtgtagttattatattaaacaaaattataatattgtaaaaatagttgGGCCACATACAAGATCAAAACTCACAAATACTTACTGCGACTAAGAGGTTCATCATCTCTCAGTAGTTCTAATGTGGACGAAGTCTTATGCACCCTGTTTATATCTccctttttatttctttccattGCTGGAAGTCTTGCAAGTCCATAGCCATCAGAGCGACTTCTTCGTAGTAGGTATCCTCCATCAGATGTCCAACGTGGTCGCCATTTTCTTTTTCCCAATCTTGACGTCCAACCAAAGTCCTGTTCTTGTGTGTTTACTTGTGGTTTGCTGCCAGGTCCTCCGTGAAGAGTATCCTTTCCTCTTTTCGTTCTCACTGTCCCGTCGTTTTCTTGTATCACTCCACGCTGAGAAGCTGGAGGTAATTCATTCTGGGCATTTCTTCCACGCTTTGTTCTAGGATCATGGCGTCTATAATACCATCGTCTACCATTCCCATCAACTGCCCAGGCAAGCGATCCTCTTGAGGTATAAGTGTTTTCTGGAAGTTTGTTTCTCAATGAAACATCATTCTTGTGTTCATATTTTCTGTGTGTAACACCGTTTTTACGCgcaaaaatttcatttttatgtttatgttttctgtTATTCTTAACTGTTTCTTCTATTTGATCATCAACGCCGTCTGAGCCTTCTTCATCATGCAACTTCTCAACTTCCAAATCACCAAAGTCACCTTCATGTGCTTTAGCCGCACTGCCTGCTTTATCAGTATTGCTCTGTCCATCATCTTCTCTTGTTCCAGTTCGTGAACCAACCCCCATATCACCTTCACTGGCTTCTGTTAAATCCCCTATTCCATTGTTGAAGTCTCCTTCAAAACTTTCTGCTTTCTCTCCTGTTCCACTTTCATCAGCTTCAATTACATCACCTGTTCCATCATTAATATCTCCTTCACCAGCTTCAGTACCATCTCCTGTTCCATCATTAATATCTTCTTCACCAGCTTCAGTTGCATCCCCTGCTCCATCATTAATATTTTCTTCACCAGCTTTAGTTGCATTCTCTGCTCCATCGTTAATATTTTCTTCTCCAGCTTCAGTTGCATCCCCTGCTCCATCGTTAATATTTTCTTCTCCAGCTTCAGTTGCATCCCCTGCTCCATCATTAATATTTTCTTCACCAGCTTCAGTTACATCCTCTGCTCCATCATTAATATTTTCTTCACCAGCCTCAGTTACATCCTCTGCTCCATCATTAATATTTTCTTCACCAGCTTCAGTTGCATCCCCTGCTCCATCATTAATATTTTCTTCACCAGCTTCAGTTACATCCTCTGCTCCATCATTAATATTTTCTTCACCAGCTTCAGTTACATCCTCTGCTCCATCATTAATATTTTCTTCACCAGCTTTAGTTGCATCCTCTGCTCCATCATTAATATTTTCCTCTCCACCTTCAGTTGCATCCCCTGCTCCATCATTAATATTTTCTTCACCAGCTTCAGTTGCATCCCCCGTTCCATCATTAATATTTTCTTCACCAGCTTCAGTTGCATCCCCCGTTCCATCATTAATATTTTCTTCACCACCTTCAGTTGCATCCCCTGCTCCATCATTAATATTTTCTTCACCAGCTTCAGTTGCATCCCCCGTTCCATCATTAATATCATCTTTGCCAGCTTCAGTTGCATCCCCCGTTCTATCATTAATATCTTCTTCGCCAGCTTCTATTCTAGTCCCATCTCCATCTCGTTCTAATACATCTTGTGTTCCATCTTCAAGAACAGCTTCACCTGTATGCGAATCTCCAATATCTTCGTCAATATAATTTTCCTTACTGTCATGAACacttactttatcaatttctgtttCTGTCTGCATGTTTTCTAATTCTGTGCTATCAGTTTGTGTCATTGTTTCACCAAGTTCCTTCACAGATACCTCGATTTTTAATCGACCACGCTGAGTTTGACTAGATTCACTTCCTGCTTTAATTTCTGCGTTATCTTGTAAAACGGAACTTGCATAGCGTTCTTCATTGTTCTCATGATCTGAATCCTGGTCCAGAACTTTTCCTTCAGAACTTTTGTTTTCAATCCATTCTTCTTCATTCTTATTCATAAACGTTGTAGGTTCATCACCTCCATTATCTCCACTGGCTGGGATCGTTCCATCATTCACTGTATGCCTGTATCTCCTCTTTTCTGTTCTTTCTTCTCGGGTCTCTGTTATAATCTTCCTTACGATGTACTTATTACCTTCTTCAGCATCAGAACCATTATCATCAAGAGTTATAACATGCTCTCGAATAACAGCTGTTCCACTCTCTACCTCAGGATCTCTTTCTTCGTCTTCAACGTATTGAACTATTTCACTAATCTCGTTACCTGTAGCATTGTTTCCGTCAGCATCAAGAAGTTTAATACTGGTCTTTTCAATAATATACTCTTCATTTGAACTCTTTGAAGGAGAATTGTACTTACTGTCTTCAGTAAAAAG is from Tachypleus tridentatus isolate NWPU-2018 chromosome 2, ASM421037v1, whole genome shotgun sequence and encodes:
- the LOC143245141 gene encoding uncharacterized protein LOC143245141 isoform X1, which codes for MGDITTENIAFSSINEGRPQSDQLSEIHVYLVPKERWIETRKLAKNQVMDYAISSGFIRVLPTTNLTELRKVIHRQLSYDVVPKNYVFLRSVGRNFTQVKPHQEKEMKAKHFLPPFAPEPEIYLKEGLYVGDPNWSQGEDSGVEETLDNKSQYSEDTSFGGTKGNYIESTTQSNNTVSSKFVKQQKYSTAPRSDERGKPRRLMVSRGETDESNVRYRRKKGKEAKYKLNEQETGTRKEDAEENYFDEDEDENVSYDQVEGEKVIKNKGIRRTVNNKSHELSSNRRVNNIPKSQSKSKNGLPDRKRITKRNESKVEQHTDQAEAIRRERMSSQKYQKKTFGKQNNNRQNTLTNSNSVSTVSKGQLFTEDSKYNSPSKSSNEEYIIEKTSIKLLDADGNNATGNEISEIVQYVEDEERDPEVESGTAVIREHVITLDDNGSDAEEGNKYIVRKIITETREERTEKRRYRHTVNDGTIPASGDNGGDEPTTFMNKNEEEWIENKSSEGKVLDQDSDHENNEERYASSVLQDNAEIKAGSESSQTQRGRLKIEVSVKELGETMTQTDSTELENMQTETEIDKVSVHDSKENYIDEDIGDSHTGEAVLEDGTQDVLERDGDGTRIEAGEEDINDRTGDATEAGKDDINDGTGDATEAGEENINDGAGDATEGGEENINDGTGDATEAGEENINDGTGDATEAGEENINDGAGDATEGGEENINDGAEDATKAGEENINDGAEDVTEAGEENINDGAEDVTEAGEENINDGAGDATEAGEENINDGAEDVTEAGEENINDGAEDVTEAGEENINDGAGDATEAGEENINDGAGDATEAGEENINDGAENATKAGEENINDGAGDATEAGEEDINDGTGDGTEAGEGDINDGTGDVIEADESGTGEKAESFEGDFNNGIGDLTEASEGDMGVGSRTGTREDDGQSNTDKAGSAAKAHEGDFGDLEVEKLHDEEGSDGVDDQIEETVKNNRKHKHKNEIFARKNGVTHRKYEHKNDVSLRNKLPENTYTSRGSLAWAVDGNGRRWYYRRHDPRTKRGRNAQNELPPASQRGVIQENDGTVRTKRGKDTLHGGPGSKPQVNTQEQDFGWTSRLGKRKWRPRWTSDGGYLLRRSRSDGYGLARLPAMERNKKGDINRVHKTSSTLELLRDDEPLSRRERLQLMLEELKAERRLLDAKRQEYLRRANQLKSKANRKKDQTREMWRKRYMEEKKKTPLLEEECAKIRDELERLHRELLLKQEEEFGVGVHVGRMEQPSDKLSLKIIIARLIQEIEDLKRRVQSTKIKLAAEAKLRTHAEKEVKTLREELMKKKIQATLTKNEEQSILRPMLRDAHFISAV
- the LOC143245141 gene encoding uncharacterized protein LOC143245141 isoform X2, with the protein product MGDITTENIAFSSINEGRPQSDQLSEIHVYLVPKERWIETRKLAKNQVMDYAISSGFIRVLPTTNLTELRKVIHRQLSYDVVPKNYVFLRSVGRNFTQVKPHQEKEMKAKHFLPPFAPEPEIYLKEGLYVGDPNWSQGEDSGVEETLDNKSQYSEDTSFGGTKGNYIESTTQSNNTVSSKFVKQQKYSTAPRSDERGKPRRLMVSRGETDESNVRYRRKKGKEAKYKLNEQETGTRKEDAEENYFDEDEDENVSYDQVEGEKVIKNKGIRRTVNNKSHELSSNRRVNNIPKSQSKSKNGLPDRKRITKRNESKVEQHTDQAEAIRRERMSSQKYQKKTFGKQNNNRQNTLTNSNSVSTVSKGQLFTEDSKYNSPSKSSNEEYIIEKTSIKLLDADGNNATGNEISEIVQYVEDEERDPEVESGTAVIREHVITLDDNGSDAEEGNKYIVRKIITETREERTEKRRYRHTVNDGTIPASGDNGGDEPTTFMNKNEEEWIENKSSEGKVLDQDSDHENNEERYASSVLQDNAEIKAGSESSQTQRGRLKIEVSVKELGETMTQTDSTELENMQTETEIDKVSVHDSKENYIDEDIGDSHTGEAVLEDGTQDVLERDGDGTRIEAGEEDINDRTGDATEAGKDDINDGTGDATEAGEENINDGAGDATEGGEENINDGTGDATEAGEENINDGTGDATEAGEENINDGAGDATEGGEENINDGAEDATKAGEENINDGAEDVTEAGEENINDGAEDVTEAGEENINDGAGDATEAGEENINDGAEDVTEAGEENINDGAEDVTEAGEENINDGAGDATEAGEENINDGAGDATEAGEENINDGAENATKAGEENINDGAGDATEAGEEDINDGTGDGTEAGEGDINDGTGDVIEADESGTGEKAESFEGDFNNGIGDLTEASEGDMGVGSRTGTREDDGQSNTDKAGSAAKAHEGDFGDLEVEKLHDEEGSDGVDDQIEETVKNNRKHKHKNEIFARKNGVTHRKYEHKNDVSLRNKLPENTYTSRGSLAWAVDGNGRRWYYRRHDPRTKRGRNAQNELPPASQRGVIQENDGTVRTKRGKDTLHGGPGSKPQVNTQEQDFGWTSRLGKRKWRPRWTSDGGYLLRRSRSDGYGLARLPAMERNKKGDINRVHKTSSTLELLRDDEPLSRRERLQLMLEELKAERRLLDAKRQEYLRRANQLKSKANRKKDQTKFEDHYCAVDSGNRRFETSGSVYKNKISC